In Brassica napus cultivar Da-Ae chromosome C2, Da-Ae, whole genome shotgun sequence, the sequence GCGCGTTTAAAACATTACTGACGGGAACATTCAAACTTGGACGTCCTCCAACGGGTGTTGATGGTGCTGAGTGAAGGCTTGCACCATTCTTTTGAGGAGGTGTTTTTGGTGGTGTCTCAGAATTGCTCTCCGGTAAAGTCGTATCCTCTGTCTTCTCTTGAGAAGTACTCTGATGATGTGTTGGCAAACTTATGCTCTGAAACAAAGCCAAAATTACGAATATTAACCAAAAATTCCTTCAACAAAGGGATATAGGATAATAGGAATACCTACCCGAACTTGAGATGCTGACGCTGCCACAGAACTCTTCATGCTCAATGGAGTACCCTGACAAATTTAAGTCATGTTAATGCTAATCTAACGCTAAATTTCCTGAAGTTTCACCTTTCAAAAAGATTCCTGAATTTTGTGACAGACACAGCACAAGAAATGAGTGGCGAATCAGCTACAGCAATGATTTAAGTTAATCCATAAGGACCGGACCTCATACCAACCATAATTAGCCTGGGAGTTTCAAAAATTCGAGAATCAATAATCAAGCATGAAGGCGCCAAAGAAACTAACCACATTGTTCAACCAGTCTCTTGTGTCTCTGACTTTGCTTTCTCTTTTGGATCCTATTGAACACAAAGCAGACACAATCAGGAAACTGGCTACTAAACAGAGGTCTAAGTACTATGTAAATCGACCCAAACGTGGAGAAATGCTTACAGTTTTAGGTTGCTGACCCAGTGACAGTCCTTCCTTAGAGAAGGCTTTTGTCTTGGTCTCTTTCTCACAGATCTTAAACCTCTCCATTTCTCAGAGTCAACCAGGGATTGCTCATATGATGCACTGATCTAAACCAAATGACAGACAATCTGCTCAGTGGAGTGTACAACAAATAGGTAATAAGATTCCTTCACAACAGAACTACAAAGCAGGTATATAATGATAATAACAGAGATGGCGCTACTCATTTCAGCTATATGAAACCAAATAAAACTAGCTAGAGAGCAACTAAGAGTATGACAAGCAAAACCACCGCCCCAAACGAATAAAAATcagttttttcttcaatttgcTAGGAAAGCTTTAGTTATACGATGTTAAGATGACAGATTAAAACTAAACACAGCCATAGATTGGTTGGCAGGTGCGCTGCAGGGGAGCCAGGGAGGCCCCTCGTTAGTCATCAAATTAAGAGAAAGAAGAGGACTGAGACtgactatttttttaatctttgatcTCAGCAGGCTGAATCCAAGTCTTGATCTGGTCCCTATACCGCTGCAgcttcttgatctccttcttcAAATCCGGCTCAAACTTTTCCTTTTGGTTAACATTATCCCTATCATATACCTGAAACCCACCAAAAAAGCTcgagtttgtttgtttgtcctCTGCCCAAGTAAAAAAACTTTTACTGCTTCGAAAAAGAAACATTCTTCTCATATTCCACTGCATAAACAACAAACACGGAGCTCCATATTGAGTTTTTCCACTGGCAAAAAAACCACtcacaaatcaaacaaaaattaaacttgCAAATTCTTCCTTTGGTTTAACGCACACAGATCATCTCACAACACTGCTTCAGTAAACCCAATTCTACATTAATGTGGATGAAAGGCTACACCTTTGAATCCGAAGCTTATGTACTATAAGATTCTCCATATCactgaaaacaaataaatcataaggaatCATTGTGGGGGATGCTACCTTCTTCAGCACCCGATCTATCTCTCCTTGTAATTTGCGACTCGCTCCAACCAGAGAAGAGACtccgataatttttttttttagctcgGAAGGTTTCGCTGACAGTGTCTGGGTTTCTTGCTCTGAATTAATTAGTGAATGATAGAAAGAAAAGGGTTTTCACTTTCACAGGAAGAAAACGATGATGATGTGTAAGCGATCGATGAATTGATTGGTTCGTTGTGGGATGGGTATTGTAATAGAATCAGAACGAGTTCGACACTGATGGCCCAATATTAAAGTTTACTGAATTCAATTATTAATGATTTAGATTAAAATagacaatattttttgtaatatctatatatatataaaaaaatgtttgtctcCCTCCTCTGAAAACACCTTAGAACATGTTCATTCAGGGCTCTTAAGTATGGCTCTTAGGCTAAtaagtaattaaaataaatgaaaaatggtaattaattTAGGAGTCGGGTCTTAATTAAACGTTTCAAGACACGCTTCTTTGTGGACGCGTGTTGATAGGGCATTGGAGATGTGATTTTGGTCGGTGAAGAAAACTTCAACCCGACGAAGGATGTGTTCTCTCTTCCCCGAAGTCGACGATGACCACACTACCATACGCCGACGTCGATTGCAACCTCAGAGCTTTAACCGGCCGCGCCGAGGGTTTCGGCCGCTTCGCCGCCGGTGGTCTCCACGGCGATCTCTGCGTCGTCACCTCTCTCGTAGGTTTGACCGACAATCGTTGAACATATCTAGTCTATTGATTGTGTGATGATGGACCTGGATCTCTCCTCGAAGGAGGTAGGAGGAAAGAGCCGTTATGGATTCTCTAATCCTCTCTGTCTTGGcgcgctctctctctctctgtctctccatAGTTCCGTAAAACTTCTTACTTTCACAGTTTGTGTCTGTGCGATAATGGCCATGTCTGAGCTTTCAACCCCCAAAACGACGTCGCCTTTCCTCCGCTCTTCGTCTCAGCTTCGCCTCTCCTCCAAGTTGCATCTTTCAAACCAGTTtcgccatcttcttcttcctccacctCTCCACACAACTTCCATCTCCAAATCTCTTGCTCTGTTTTCTCAGAAGTAAGTCTCTTTACACTCTTCAAATAAAGTTTCAACCTTTATCTGATCATATGCTTGTTTTGAATTTATGTTAAAAGTAGCCAAGCACCTGTCGCGGTTCAAGAAAATGGGTCGATGAAGACGAAGAAAGAGTGTTATGGAGTGTTCTGCCTCACCTATGACCTCAAAGCTGTAATCTTTACTTTCTCTCTGTTTCAGTTGTAAAGTTTCAACCTttaaaactctttgttctttgattttGAGTTACCAAACGTGTGTGTTTACAAGAGGAGGAGACTTAATCATGGAAGAAGATGATCAATATCGCAGTCTCAGGTGCTGCAGGCATGATTTCAAACCACCTTCTCTTCAAAGTAAGTCCTTCCTTTAGATTTGATTACTTTACTTACCAatcatttgatcttatcttatTGTTTTCCTTGTGTAGCTTGCTTCAGGTTCAGTGTTAGGACCAAACCAGCCCATTGCTTTGAAACTTCTTGGATCAGAGAGATCAATCCAAGCCCTCGAAGGTGTTGCAATGGAGCTGGAGGATTCCTTGTTCCCCTTGTTGAGAGAAGTTGATATAGGAACATATCCATATGAAGTGTTTCAAGATGTGGACTGGGCTCTTCTGATTGGTGCAAAGCCTCGAGGACCTGGAATGGAACGTGCTGCTTTGTTCTGACCAAATATAACGTATACATATTTCGCCTTGACGAGAGTCTATTATAGTCTCGTTTGAGTAACTTCTACTGTCCTCTCTCTGTATAtgcttttttttaagaacccttaaTTGGGTTCTACCATTGGAGCACTCAAAATCATTGTTTCTTAACAAAAGTTCTTAACTTAAGTTTATTACTTAAATATTTACTAAGAACCCAATTTGAGGTTCCCCCATTGAACATGCTCTTAGCGCCACGTCATTAAGTCGAGTGTTCTGGTCTCGACACGTGTCCGTCAACTCCAAAGTACTGTGTTTCAATTAATGGGATAAGTTTAATTTGGGCTTGCTAAAAAACAAAGAAGTTTGATTTAGGAAGGGTCATACAgcaaaactattatttttaaagttggtCTGCACGAAAAACATTATTTGACTTAGGTTATGAcatgtttcttcttcctcccaCTGAAAAAAAACTGCGGCGTTACTGTTCTCTGTTAGATTtattaaatacaattaatgttttcattaatatcaCTGACCCATTCATCCAAGACATCTCATTCCATACATCTCCTATCTAAAATTGTTGTGGATTTACACCTATAAATAAGTGAGTTCAATTCAGTGAAGATCATCACTTTTTCCTTCTAAATTATTCAGTAGATTTCTACAGTCTTTTTTCGATTGTCGGCAACAGATTATTCTGTGTTGATAGCTACTTGATTATGAAACAAATGTTGCTGTAGATTTGCTTGATAATCAGTTAGAGTCAGTTTTCCAGTGATTTATTCCCACCAGATAACCAGTCTCCGATCTAATCGAGAAATATTTCGAGACTTTGTTCTAAATTCTCTCGTGTCTTGCGATTCATAGACTCTACTATCAGCAATAAAATCTCAGGTCTTCGGGATTCTAATCCTAATATCTCCTCTTAGTTGATGCAAGTTTGGTACTTTACCTCCTGATGCTTCCTGGTTTGCCAATTTAGCAGATGATTTCTTTCGTGCACTCCGTCTCTCGGATCTTCGTCAATCTTCGACAAAACCAAAGTCTGCATGTATTTTCCAGAATTGACTTTTCCTCTACTTGATTGGGTTTTGATGGGCCTCTTTGTGATTCTATCCAATGGGATACTAACATGGGCAACTGGTTTCATTGATATAAAACTCTGGGCTATTATAATACTAGGATTTTTATTTGAAGTCTCAATCGAATCTGCCCCACTGGGGATGTAATATTTTACACTTCTTTGTTTTAATTGAATATCAGctctcaaataaataaaaaaactgaaGAGATAAAGACGCATTTGATTTTTCTCAAGGCATTTCTTTTAAGATGATGGTgacgaaaatatatattaaaaaaatagagtaaatagCTTCTTTACGACTGTCCgatcatatatttttgttaactttATTGAATAGAGTTATTTAGTAATGTTAAATCAAAGCCCGATTCaaagaaatacaaatacaaagtaGTAAATGCCAGTTTTGTAATTTgcaatttcttttattaataaacattatttcttttgaacaatagtttttttttactgaagcGAGCAATAGTTTCCTATTAAGTTCTGTATTTATTacgaaaaaattaaataatgcaTTTTCATTTAATCTATACACTGTATACTGTCTgtaaatgttttgaaaatcttcgtgaaaaaaaaaacttaattttgatccattaatttatcttaaaaaaCATCAGTATTCATTTAACTTTTAGTAAATccttaaaaccctaaaaataagagaaaataacaaaaacatgcCACTTGGGTTTCAATTCAAATAGCACCAGACTTTCACGTGCAAGTGAGATAGTTTCCGTCTCTTACTTTTTTCTTACCTCTtccaataaaacacaaatatttttttttttaaacacaacttTAGTaagtaaactatttttttgtgttccaaacaaaaaaaaaactattagcgCCAAACTTATGAGTTTATATGGTCCTAAACAGGTTGTTGCCCTTTAAGAATAAGAGAACAAACGGTCTCCGGCAATCTTTATGTGAGCTTCCAAGTAGGGCTGttaaatatttcttataaatcACTGGAAGAATATGAAACTTAGGGCTGAGACTTAAATTgcatgttaattttgaactcaAGTGGTTTTctaaataaagttaaaaatttcATGCCTCCGAGTTAATACTTACAGTGCTAAAAACATtccaaaaaagttcaaaatcgTCTACCTATCATACCACCActaaaaactcactattaaTTTTGCAGGGCCACATACGAAAACCAAAAAGAATTGTCATATTAACTCAAACAACAtttaaaagacaaaatataAAGATCAGTTCACGGACTCAAGCTTCTTACTTTAAAAGGGCCAAACACTAAAATTGagatataacaaataaattatttagatgttaatatataataaatcactgACATTAactaaatgtgatttttttaaataatttaataaaaaaaattcaactgaAAATGATATAATAACCCAATCATAGTAATATCATAGAAGCAAAAagtcaaacaaaaattatttacaaattaactaaccaataacttaaattaataaaatagtatatcttATACATTTTGCAAATGTGAACCTAAAacacaaattatataaaaaataataacatagatCACAAGTAAAGTATATCCCGTCCGACCCTAGTTAACTATGTAATCAAATACTTAAAGTTCAAATTTTTTGACGTATTAAAGATATGTCAGTGTcatattaaagtatatatagtacaaataaaatttaaaaatttgatgttaaaaaataaatagatcaATAAAATATAGGCAAATCTTCCtaaaagacatgttttttacCAAAACAACATACAAATATAAAGAGGAAAAGACAgagaaaaatgtttcattagACGCAAATAACAACTATTTTCTTATTctttaaatacataaatatcaataattatttaaataaataataataaatatatatatgttcaacaaaaattattcgATATGCTTTTTCAGTTTTTTCAAACTCTTTTTCGATTAGATAGTTTTAAACCACTTACTTTACGCAAACCGCAATTATCTCACAATATGCATTTATCTCATACAAACCTCACTTATATCATACCACAACCACAATATTTAATCCTAATCCTGAAAACAAAAGTGAAAATGAAATGTGTTGTTGTAGGGCTGAGATTtttaaccgaaccgaaaaattTGGTTTTCGGTTAGCTTGATTAGTTTGATtcggtaacaaaaaaaaaattaattttcagttTGGTAGTCGATTTGTTCGgttttctataaaatttgattttcagTTCGGTAATCATTTTTCAAACATTACCAATATTACCTGATATGTTGAACCGAactaatcaaaatccaaatcgaATTAACCGAAATAactaaactaaccaaaatttaaactcaaaattttaaaatttatttaatttaaatttaaaatttatttaatttaaaccaaaaatttaaCCGAACTAACcgcaaaaccaaaaatttcgGTAAAAATTTTTGAAACCGAATTACCCgagaaccaaaccgaactacACCGAATATTTTTTCGGTTCAATTCGGCGAAATTTTACGGGACCAAACTATCCCAAAACCAAACTAGCCGAACCCGTGGGCCTATGTTGTTGTGTGGAGTGATTGTTTTCTTAACATCGAAATCgtacaaatatatgaaattatattCGAATTAGTGATATAACAAATCAGCTGTAAAATACAACCTTGTGAGAAACTGCAACAAGTGTGTAGAAAATCGGATCTACGAATATAACCGCTTTGGACCGGTTAAGAAAATAACATTTCTAAATGGTACGAGGTTTGGATCGTGCAAGGAAGGCGAAGCTGTGGAGGTAGAAAGCCATTGGCTAATGCATGACTGCATGTGACCGTCAAATCTCTTTGTCCAACAAATTACgctttttagttatattattttgattgaGTAGGATGTATTATTAGTGTTGTCGCATCACTAGTTGATTTAattaatatgttatatattcGTGATATAAAGAAATTACgtgtttgatcaaaaaagaaaatacagaaatttTTACGTTAGTCACCAATATTTTTCTTTGTAGTAATATCGTATGTACATAAATCCAGTTTCATATGTGAAAGGTTGAATATTAGGTTAAAGAAAATATTCATGTTTTGTAGAAAGTCACACTTGGTTTCCATCGTTTTGAATTTAGGTGATGACAGAAAATAGaactaatacaaaattttaaaacacaatcATCAAGCAAATTCGAAAAAgggataaacaaaaaaatctcattCCATCGTTTTGAATTTAGGTGATGAcagaaaacaaaactaatacaaatttttaaatcacaatcaTCAAGCAAATTCGAAAAAGGGATAAACAAAAAATCTCATTCTATGTATATATCTTCCGGAAGACAATGATTGTAGTTATATATGGTTTGATGCAAATATTATTTCAGAAAttgaaagaaaaggaaagaaaaaaataaagagacaGTAGAAAAGAAGCGATAGAGAAATAATCATCTAGAAACCGAAAAAggggaaaacaaaaaaagaacggTTAGCTTTGCTGCAAGTTTCGATCTAAAAGCTTCGCTTTAAATGGAAAGTCCTGATATCATGCGCATTGAGATATTGCATACATTCATGCTTTTTCCTTTCTCCCAAAATTACTATTCATTCATTTGTAAATCCATTTCTCATAATATGATACAAAAAGAATGTCATAAGTGGGATATATATGAACCAGTGATCTGCCAATAATCAAAATTGCAGATATATATCCCACTTAATCCCTTTGggaaaaataaaaggaaaaaaaaaattaatggaagTGGAGAAATGAAGGATCtggtatatataaagaaattatTCTCtgtgtgaaagaaaaaaaataaagaaattattcTCTATTGTGGCGGAAGTATCTTTATTACATAGTCTAGATGTAAGCAACTATAAGctcatagaaaaaaaaaaaaaactataagcttatacaaccaaaaaaaaattatgctatGATTTAGGTTTGAGACCAAATTCAAAAAAGTAATTAATGAGATTCATGTCCTCAATTTGAGGTGGAAGAGACTCACACGCTTTTTCCAAACAATCATAGTAGTACATTGAACCAAAGACATCATTTATATATGCATGGTTAATcgagtttttatatatttttagtcatTTGGGTAATCTCTACGTACGTATGTAGGGTTGAAACTTTTTAAGAGCATTAAGGGTATAGAAAAACAATACATACTAAAGACGAGAAGAATCTATAAATCACGGAAATATGAAAGGTATGTATGCATGGCATGATCTTTATATTTACAGTCGCTACATGTTCAAGGTTTTCTAAAATTTACTAATGTGTTGTTTCTTTGGTGCTTTCCAAATTGGCACAGCTTCTTTTAAAACACCTGTCTTTGTcgtttgtatatattatatcaaagaATTCAATTCTAAGAATATTATAGTACATTCAACCAAAGAACAGATCTGCTGCCAAATCTTAAACACAGATCTGTAGCCATATCTTATTCCATGTAAAGACAAGCTTTGTGCTTCAGGACCCAAGAAAAAGTTCCTTAagataccatatatatatatatttatatattaaaaaaaagaaagaactgTATTTATGGTACTAACGGATGCAATCACAACTCACAAGTGGTGAACAAATTAAATGATATGAAACGTACGAAAAACTCAGTTATAAAAGAAGTTAGTAAGAAAACGTAATGTGATTGATGTAATAACGAAGTTCCTTAAGACATAAGACTTAGGGATCTGGAATTATATTTTCACAAGAAACCCATAATTAATCACTGTTCATAGTTgaaatgtttatttatatatataagtgtcgaTTTAAGTTTCGGCACACggattaaaaaacaattaattttgtacatttcttataaaaaaacactattacctatacacctaaccatattcaaccaatagaaaaataaattttgtataaaattaataaattttgcattgaaaatcgtaaacgacacttattttgtaacgaaaaaaattctctaaaatgacacttaatatgaaacggatggagtatataCTAAATGAGATTATAAATAAGCAGTATAATCTACATTATTGGGCATATGAACGGCCAATATGTTGCCCAGATTCGGGGAACATTCACATGGTTTATGAGCTGTCTTTTGCTCATCTCTCTGAGTTTATTCAGGCTCCATCAATctacaaatttttttcttttctttttcttctcaaatATGCTAGAATGTATATCGCAAATCTCAGCAATTAAAACTCGATGagaaactatatatatgaaGATTTCTTATAAGTATGATACAATGTACAGGGAGATATATCCACTTAATTTTGCAGTAAAATCCCAAATGATCACAATCCCGTTTCGCCCACACTATTAAACTAATTAAACAATCAACTAAATAAAGATCACTGAAGCAAAATAACTAGGATTAATCCCCCTAGTAAATCCTATATGTATTAATTACATGACTTAAAACCAACAAATATACTCTTTCATCAcacttaaataataaaataaccataactaaaataaatcagTAGTCCCATAAGATCCCCCTCAGGTCACATAGATCTTCATATGACTTGCTACCATTCACCATTCCCGTCATACTCATCTCTTGCTTCATTACCGGACCCGAAGATACCTCAATGGTCGTGGTCGCGTTCACATCTGAGCTCAGACAGGTTTCTTGAGATACACTAACAAGCGACGGCTCCATCTTTATCATTTCCTTATTGTTGTTGTATGTAGAACCGGAACCCGAAGCAGAACCATAACCCTGGTGGTTAAATATTGATTGGTAATTAGAGTTGAAGTGATGGGGTTGGATTGGTGACGAGATGTTATAGGTAGGAGGGTTGATAGGTTTGAAGTTGTGATGGTCGTGTTGACCCGTGAAACTCGGATCCATGAGAGGAGGAAGAGATGAGAAGTCTAGGAGATGATCAATGTTCTCTAGAGAATCCATTCTTGTGAGATTTTCAATGGGCATTCTTGTCATTTGTTGGGTTGTAGTGGAAGGATTGTTCTTGTGAAAAACCCTACACACGACCCACTCGTCCTGTAATCAAGATCAcaagcaaacaaaaatattaggtTTGATTTTGAGTACtaataattaaactaaattttcatcattttggaatctatttttcaaaaacaaaatttgagaatatgattgttagttttatatatacttACCCTTGCGGATTTGGGGAGATTGTGATGAGAATATTTGCCATCAAGACGATATTCATGCATGACCCAATTAGTCTTTTCACCTCGTGGAGCTCTTCCTCTATAAAACACAAGTGTTTTCTTCATCCCAACGAGACAACCTTTGCCTTTGAAAATCTCCTTATCCTTCCCGGTCGCTTTCCAATACCCGGACTCGGTCGCACGGTTCGTCCTCATCCCGGTCGGGTACTTCCTGTCCCTTTGACAGAAGAAGTAAAACTCTTTCTCCCCCATCTTTGCTCTCTCTGTacacaccaaaaaaaatcaagaagcaGAATCTTAATCAAGAaatctttcattttatttaaaacgtcAAAGAAGACTgaattatttttggaaaattggaTAAAAACAAGCTAGCCTCATGTTGAAATATGATTCAAGAATTGGTAAACTTATTCAAGAAGCTAGCCTTTTTGTGTTTATGTGTGAACACTCTTGAAATGGTCAAAGAAGAATTGAAATTTGTGTACGTTTGGTAATTGAAATTTTTCTTGAATGCTATACTTACTCGGCAAATCCCAGGGCTCACACTTGTTGAGATCTGCTTCACCCATGGCCACAGCCGTGAATCGGCTGTCTAAAACCTTTTCTTTGAGGTAGAATGTTATGATCTCCTCGTCTGTTGGATGAAACCTGAATCCAGGTGGTAAATCCACAAGCTCTTCACCTCCATGATTCAACACCACGCCttcttcaacaacaacaaccgccATGACTATAAAACAGTACTGTATCTATATAGATATGCGTGTATCTATCTGTCTCTTTTGTGTTTTTAGTTTAAAGATTGAAacaaaagtaaaagagaaagaaCTCAGAGATTTTcttgaaagagaaaaagagatgTGATGCTTatttagagagaaagagagacacaagaaggtgatgaagaaagaaaaatgatttGAGAAAGCTAGCTGGGGAATCTTTTGGGCAGTTAAAGgtagaaaaataaaagtattgaAAGAGTGGAAAATGGCTTTATATAGAGGAAATAGTGGAGATTtgcaattaaataaaaataaaatattattgtttgtttcttcatttttttccttctttttggtGATTTTGAAAGACACGTAGGCTCCAAGCAACTTCCTCAATTGCTGAACAAGCTTCACATAGACAACAATTAGGTTTATTAattgacattttataaaatttatagttattaATCTTGGTCATTATTTATTGCCCAGATGGCCAGATCAGTCGTTGATAATACATTTGACAAACTTGGACATTTTTCTTAAAATGATATCTTGTGTTCTTAGATTTGATTTAAAACAGTCTTTATAATTAACTTATCTAGCTAAAAATAAACCAAGTAATGTTTTTGTTCAAACAGTTTATATGATtttccatatatataattaattattttcttaattatagGTTTATTGTTGTTATAGGTTTATTGTTGTTATGCATATGGATTAGCTGGTTTTGTAAAAAGAACAAACTGTAGGAAAGAACGCTTGTGAAGTTAATTGATATTAAACAGAAAAACGTGTGGAAAATAAATTCACTAAAACTGGTTATAAGTTGTACCTTTTTTATGTTTGGACCTTGATTGAAGAATgtctttatttaatttgatta encodes:
- the LOC106380796 gene encoding NAC domain-containing protein 87; translated protein: MAVVVVEEGVVLNHGGEELVDLPPGFRFHPTDEEIITFYLKEKVLDSRFTAVAMGEADLNKCEPWDLPKRAKMGEKEFYFFCQRDRKYPTGMRTNRATESGYWKATGKDKEIFKGKGCLVGMKKTLVFYRGRAPRGEKTNWVMHEYRLDGKYSHHNLPKSARDEWVVCRVFHKNNPSTTTQQMTRMPIENLTRMDSLENIDHLLDFSSLPPLMDPSFTGQHDHHNFKPINPPTYNISSPIQPHHFNSNYQSIFNHQGYGSASGSGSTYNNNKEMIKMEPSLVSVSQETCLSSDVNATTTIEVSSGPVMKQEMSMTGMVNGSKSYEDLCDLRGILWDY